CTTCGGCAAACTCGATAGAATCTTTAATGGAAGATGATTTCAAGCTCATCGTCAACGACAACATCTACACGGTCAGCGCACCTCAGCACGAGAGACTCACGATGGTAGGTATATCGACAATTAACTCATCACCTCGAAAATCATTCTGTGTTTAACGATTTCACGCCCTGCAAAAGGGCAATTACATTTAGTAGAAGTTGAAATACCACACAGTAGCAATGCGAAAATTGGTCATGCCTAGTGATGCTCAAATAATCTTTAATTCTTTGAGTTTGCTGTTTGACCGTTTAGCgtaaaaaatctacaaattCCTCTTTGTTGTTGGGAAGTTTCTCATCGGCAAAATCCAGAACGATGAAACGAGACTAAAGACGAAAAACCACGTAATAGATAGATTATATGCGATACTTTTGATGCATTCGTTATTTCGGTCAAAACGTGTGTTATGCGTAGTAAAAGACAGCCAAATATCTAGTTTCGTCTTCGATTCTGATTGCAGGAGGAAGCCCAACGAATATCGGACGTCAGAGTATTGGTGGGACAACTTTACGAGGCTCTTCACGTCGACGAGCATCAACTACAAGAGGAGAAACAGATCCTCACTCAGCTCGAAGACATCAAGATGCAGTTGCAGCCGTTGGAGGATGTTAgttttcattaaaaacaaaatcgcCAATTTACATATTAGacatgttcttttttttcttcctcttccacCAATATTCCGAACTCAGATTGATATCGATTTTCCAATAATTCATAGAAACGACTAGAACTTGAAGTCACCGCATCTAGACGCACGAATCTACTAACGTGGGCTGGCCTCGGTTTGATGTCGGTTCAATTCGGTATCCTTGCCAGGTTAACCTGGTGGGAGTATTCCTGGGATATCATGGAGCCTGTTACTTATTTTGTAACTTACGGCACAGCAATGGCTTGTTACGCTTACTACGTACTCACTAAGCAGGTAAGCTGCCGAAGTCCTCGAGCCAGGCATTTCGAAATGTCTGGTTTCGTTTCATCGGTACTTTCAAGTTCTCTCCTAGAAATTTCCCGAAATCAAAAGAGAAGTCTGATTTATAATTGAGAGACCTGTGATACTGAAAATTTGCGTCAGCATGCATCCGACGCTAAAAGATGAACATTATTTATTACCACAATACATCTATTTTTCACGAAGTCCCTTCGTTCGTGATCTAAAGCACAAATGTGGTCAAATTAATCAAGGTTTATTCGACTTCATTTATATTAGTTCCAAACAGATAAAAATATCTTTGAATTTTATGGCAATGCAAAAATTTGATGGAATTGAAGATATTCCTGTGAATTCAAATAGACTTTTCTACGATTGTGAGCTGaagcgtaatttttttcacaggaaTATCTGCTACCCGACGTACGTGATCGGCAGCACTTGTTGATCCTGCACAAAAAAGCACGCAAGCTTGGCTTGGATTTAAACCAGTACAATGTCCTGAAAGAGCAGTCAAGCGAACTGGAGACGAAGCTGCAACGTCTACGAGATCCTATGAAGGTACGGAAAAGCTTCGTCGACataaagagagaagaaagagaaaagtaCTCGAGCAGTAGCTCCAGATCGCCAAGCAGCTCGCCTAGTCCTAGTCCCGAAAGAGaagagacgaagaaaaaagaaagtactGAAACACCGAAAAAAATCTCCGACGTAGTTCGCGAATTTAGCGCGAAAAAACCGACGAGATAAGTCGCGTAGGAAGTGAAACGATCTAATGATCCACGTGACGGTACAGCGCTATTTTCTAAAGTCAAGCGTTATTAGGGTATagcgtgaataaaaaactGTCACGCGGATTTGTTTTTCCGTAATTTAATATAGTGGAATTGATCAATTTGTGAAAGGATTTGGTCGCGTTTAGGTATATCAGTTTCAGGCAATTGCCAATGTCGTTCGGTGCCATATACTGTAACTTTACtacgaataaattttgcaTATGGAGCTAAGATTCGTGTAGATATATAATGCATATTATTGTGACGAAATGAAACGCGACAACCAATAATATAACAAGGAAATATAAGAATTAATCAATTGTTCGAGGTTTATCTATGGAATTGTGTCATTTCTTTTTAACAATTGAACATAACTGATTTTTATCTGCTTTCCACGatttaaatttgtttaaacGTAGAATGTACTAATACTAAAGAGTAGGTAAGCGAATTATTACGGAATGCAGGTTTTCTTGTAGGTAATTgagtgataaaaaagaaaagaattgaattaaaatacgaaaaaacatttgaattgaaaacttaGAATTATTTATAAAGAATTAAAGCCATAcgtatgataaataaaattactataCCTTGTGCAAATTTCTTCTATAATTACTTAATGtatatgattgaaaaaattatggtaatagttttgttcaaattagaaaaaatttaattgtgAATAAATCTAAGATGGTAAATTCTTCGGAAGAAAGCCTTCTACCGTATTGTAATACGACTATATTATATGTAAACGCTCAACTGTGTAAAATGCACATATTAGCTGCaagattatatttataaataacaatattgttaataataatatttcaaaagaattgTCTTAAGTTATAGACATGTCTTGGCAAACGTCATGATAAtgtttgaatatatttcattgtgtgatcaataataattttttttcttgttttaaaaacggttgcaaattttcaacgaagtaAAAACAATCACATGATATTTCATaccaataatttttctcacttaacaagttaaaatataatatttctatATCATCCATTGAAGAGCACAAATCTCCTTTAGATCGATATGCCACAATAGCTTTGTCGTTTTCTGCTTAAATCTCATAGAAAACAAAAGCTAAATAGGTTGAATCTACCCGATATGTTTTCTCAAGATTTAGGTAttataatgtatgtacatcGATAGAATAACTCAACCGTGGGAACAGTTATTACGAGCTTCTGCGTCAGTGAATTTTCACAGCCTCTCAGACACGTTTATGAAAtcccataaaaaaaatttactccgTTAAGCTCTGAAAAACTTCAAGTTGAAaatcttttaattttaatgcaaTCTTTGtgaagaataaatacaaatttttcttatgcaaatttaaaacaaaCTGATGAAGGACTGTTTTTAAATCctcggaaaataaaaaaataaaaaactcaGAAAAGTGTCagacttttctttttgtatttttgaagcTTTATTGCTTATCTGAGATGttctatattttacaaatacccaaatatatgtgtacgtatagATGCATTGCAGATTTGCACGTTTACTTATGACATCCATATATCGAATTATACATACTTACAGTACGTGtaactatacatatagatGTTTGAGCGACAACTGTTCATCGTTATATACAAGTATAACCTTTACTTATACATAGATCAACCACTACGGGATCTGACAATTGAAAGTagttttataaaaaagaaaaaaggtcgaaaaaatATCTCGCTTTAAAATTGGATTATATTTTAAATCCGTCCACAAGACTTCGATTCACGCGTGCACCTTTATCTACTTTCTATTCTAGAGCTAaccgaaattattaaaatatataatgttATACGTTTACAAGACTAGTCGATAGTAAAATGGTAACATATAGAAAATTTCGTACATGGCAGTAGCAGCACATTTTATGATGAAAATCTTTTcagaatataaatttataaatgaattAATCATCCACTTAAGATTGTTGAGAAATTTCTCTAATCTCATAATATTAACAAGTTAATGAAGTAGAGAGTATTGGATTACTCAATCTCTTTTAGCTAATTGCCACAAAACATTAGAAACTTATGCttggtaaatatttaaaattagaCTCAATTTTCTTAGGTGAATTAaacgaatatattatatacgacAAAGTTAAATTAAAGTGCCACGAGGTGTGTGCCAATCTCTATCATGTTTCACAATCGTTTCTCATATTATATGCGCGGTTAACACAGGCTTGGCTGTACTTTACGTACTTTAGATGACGAATGCAGCCAGGAAATAGTAATCTGTAGGATATGAAAAGTCCAGTTTccattactttatttttttttgtcacgtaTTGtgtttttcagagaaaaaaaaacttcccgAAAATTAGTAGtagtattaatattaataataataataataataataataattacactaaTGACAAGATTAACAATAATACAATCATAcattataatgaaattttcctaaaaatttgtatataatacTAAATTATATTCAGTGAAATTATCTCTCGTGCTTTTCCTTGAGCTTACTAACCAGTAACCGAATGCCTAACGTGTGAAAATGAGTTTCTTAATTATGAAGTCATTATAtgataaatcataaaatgtcttaagaaaataaaagaaaatagatgattgtatatatctatacatatatatatattatatattgtatactttAAAATCTTTAAACGTTTCCTAGACACACGTCGTATTGATTGCGATCTCT
The Neodiprion fabricii isolate iyNeoFabr1 chromosome 1, iyNeoFabr1.1, whole genome shotgun sequence DNA segment above includes these coding regions:
- the LOC124188032 gene encoding calcium uniporter protein, mitochondrial isoform X2, yielding MAATSVSCGAVMLFRLDMNRVLRVTTLAAARKCSQNETWCRRWRSVSRRGLATTASSFSSSLEPSLKKEPKDKKTFADTPELVDVSVVYHRGLPRVTVPLPSRREKCMFTLKPITHTVGDFLDMLKQEDKGIDRALITTIDGIRIASANSIESLMEDDFKLIVNDNIYTVSAPQHERLTMEEAQRISDVRVLVGQLYEALHVDEHQLQEEKQILTQLEDIKMQLQPLEDKRLELEVTASRRTNLLTWAGLGLMSVQFGILARLTWWEYSWDIMEPVTYFVTYGTAMACYAYYVLTKQEYLLPDVRDRQHLLILHKKARKLGLDLNQYNVLKEQSSELETKLQRLRDPMKVRKSFVDIKREEREKYSSSSSRSPSSSPSPSPEREETKKKESTETPKKISDVVREFSAKKPTR
- the LOC124188032 gene encoding calcium uniporter protein, mitochondrial isoform X1, with protein sequence MAATSVSCGAVMLFRLDMNRVLRVTTLAAARKCSQNETWCRRWRSVSRRGLATTASSFSSSLEPSLKKEPKDKKTFADTPELVEWSERISLDLKDFKSKNHCKKYVSVVYHRGLPRVTVPLPSRREKCMFTLKPITHTVGDFLDMLKQEDKGIDRALITTIDGIRIASANSIESLMEDDFKLIVNDNIYTVSAPQHERLTMEEAQRISDVRVLVGQLYEALHVDEHQLQEEKQILTQLEDIKMQLQPLEDKRLELEVTASRRTNLLTWAGLGLMSVQFGILARLTWWEYSWDIMEPVTYFVTYGTAMACYAYYVLTKQEYLLPDVRDRQHLLILHKKARKLGLDLNQYNVLKEQSSELETKLQRLRDPMKVRKSFVDIKREEREKYSSSSSRSPSSSPSPSPEREETKKKESTETPKKISDVVREFSAKKPTR